One window from the genome of [Clostridium] celerecrescens 18A encodes:
- a CDS encoding VOC family protein, with protein MADELKIKMYSFTMDCKDPYELAKFYAAMLNWEIPFYDEDWACVGAPGTEQGVYPGITFQRNPEYKPPVWPDEPDAQQQMAHLDFAVNDLEKAVEYAIHCGAAIADEQFSDNWRVMLDPAGHPFCLCQMKSIIESPHFALL; from the coding sequence ATGGCTGATGAACTGAAAATCAAAATGTACTCATTTACGATGGATTGCAAAGACCCTTATGAACTAGCGAAGTTTTATGCAGCGATGCTCAATTGGGAAATACCATTTTATGATGAAGATTGGGCATGTGTAGGCGCTCCGGGAACGGAGCAGGGGGTATATCCTGGTATAACGTTTCAACGGAATCCTGAGTATAAACCGCCTGTGTGGCCGGATGAGCCTGATGCGCAGCAGCAAATGGCGCATTTAGACTTTGCCGTTAATGATTTGGAGAAGGCAGTTGAATATGCCATTCATTGTGGAGCGGCTATCGCAGATGAGCAATTCTCCGATAATTGGAGGGTCATGCTCGACCCCGCCGGACACCCTTTTTGCTTATGCCAGATGAAATCAATTATTGAAAGTCCCCATTTTGCGTTGTTATAA
- the pstB gene encoding phosphate ABC transporter ATP-binding protein PstB — translation MDDQMLKSGQKAKIKTDAVNLFYGNFQALRNVTMDIKECAITAIIGPSGCGKSSLLRLFNRMNDPIPGVRVEGKILLDGVSIYDKSMDVVALKKRVGMVFQKPNPFPMSVYDNMAFGPRHHGIKQRARLDEIVERNLNQVALWDEVKDKLKESAFDLSPGQQQRLCIARALAVEPEVLLMDESCSALDPESTMQVEGLMEELAQKYTIIIVTHSMEQAARVSHMTAFMMMDHDRAGTLVEYAPTAEIFANPKDKRTEDYITGRFG, via the coding sequence ATGGATGATCAAATGTTAAAGTCTGGGCAAAAAGCCAAGATAAAAACAGATGCGGTAAACCTTTTTTATGGCAACTTCCAAGCGCTGAGGAATGTTACAATGGATATTAAGGAATGTGCTATCACAGCCATAATTGGTCCGTCGGGATGCGGTAAATCTTCCCTTCTGCGTCTTTTTAATCGTATGAATGACCCGATACCAGGAGTTAGGGTAGAGGGGAAAATTTTGCTTGATGGTGTTTCTATTTATGATAAAAGTATGGATGTCGTTGCACTGAAAAAAAGAGTTGGTATGGTTTTTCAAAAACCGAACCCCTTTCCCATGTCTGTGTATGATAATATGGCCTTTGGTCCAAGGCATCATGGAATAAAGCAAAGAGCTCGTCTTGATGAGATTGTGGAAAGGAACTTAAACCAGGTAGCTTTATGGGACGAAGTTAAGGACAAACTGAAAGAATCTGCTTTTGATCTTTCGCCGGGCCAGCAGCAGCGTCTGTGTATTGCCCGTGCATTGGCTGTGGAGCCTGAGGTTTTATTAATGGATGAATCCTGCAGTGCTCTTGATCCGGAATCTACAATGCAGGTTGAGGGGTTAATGGAGGAACTGGCTCAAAAATATACGATCATTATTGTAACTCATAGTATGGAACAAGCGGCAAGGGTGTCTCATATGACTGCGTTTATGATGATGGATCATGATAGAGCGGGGACATTGGTCGAATACGCTCCTACAGCTGAAATTTTTGCTAATCCTAAGGATAAACGCACCGAGGACTATATTACAGGTCGGTTCGGATAA
- the pstC gene encoding phosphate ABC transporter permease subunit PstC, translating to MKNFKEKLSERVFLLIALSTLSVLALITVFIFIKGIPIIAKVGIINFVFGMKWAPSQGAYGIFPMIVGSVSVTLGAAILGVPIAICCSIFLAEFAPAKLRNLFRPAIQLLAAIPSVVYGFWGVLFVVPMIRNYLGGPGLSILAGSIILGIMILPTIISITEVSLLALPRHYKDGALALGLTQWQTIRSLLLPAAKSGIVAAVILGLGRAIGETMAVIMVLGNAVALPESVLDPVRTLTTNIGIEMGYASGEHQQALFATGIVLFVIIMILNATAQYITRKR from the coding sequence ATGAAGAATTTTAAAGAAAAATTATCTGAGCGTGTGTTTCTTCTAATTGCTCTTTCGACTTTATCGGTGCTGGCGTTAATCACTGTGTTTATATTTATAAAAGGTATACCTATTATTGCAAAGGTAGGTATAATAAACTTTGTTTTTGGTATGAAATGGGCTCCCAGCCAAGGCGCCTATGGCATTTTCCCGATGATAGTAGGATCTGTATCGGTCACATTAGGAGCAGCAATCCTGGGAGTTCCCATTGCTATTTGCTGCAGTATTTTTCTGGCTGAGTTTGCTCCTGCAAAACTTAGAAACTTATTCAGACCCGCCATCCAGTTGCTGGCTGCCATACCTTCCGTGGTATATGGGTTCTGGGGAGTATTGTTCGTTGTACCAATGATACGTAATTACCTGGGAGGGCCGGGCTTAAGCATATTGGCAGGTTCCATCATTTTGGGTATTATGATCCTGCCAACGATCATCAGCATCACCGAAGTATCCCTCCTTGCGCTGCCGCGCCATTATAAGGATGGGGCACTTGCATTAGGATTGACACAATGGCAAACGATACGTTCCTTGCTGTTACCTGCAGCCAAATCGGGAATTGTTGCCGCCGTGATATTAGGTTTAGGCAGGGCAATTGGTGAGACTATGGCGGTGATTATGGTTCTGGGTAATGCTGTCGCACTTCCTGAATCAGTTCTTGACCCTGTCAGGACACTGACCACGAATATCGGCATTGAGATGGGATATGCATCTGGCGAACACCAGCAGGCGCTTTTTGCCACAGGTATTGTATTGTTTGTCATTATCATGATTTTAAATGCTACTGCCCAATACATCACACGAAAGAGGTGA
- a CDS encoding phosphate ABC transporter ATP-binding protein, with translation MTQKSKIEIKGLNFFYQQKQVIKELNLEIPKNRIMAVFGPANSGITTLLRTLNRLSDLTVGARQEGEILLDGKNIFDPDVNVTELRRRVGMVFDVPTPLPMSIFDNVALGPRMGGMKTKADVAEEVEKALRMSALWDDVKDRLDTPAARLSGGQQQRLCIARVLALEPEVILLDRPCSALDPISTAKIEESLIQLKEQYTIIIAPHTVQQAGRIADRVAFMLMGDLIEQGYTQEVFSFPKDNRTNDYLTGRFG, from the coding sequence ATGACACAGAAATCAAAAATAGAGATAAAAGGATTAAACTTCTTTTATCAACAAAAGCAGGTTATTAAAGAACTGAACCTGGAGATACCTAAAAATCGGATTATGGCAGTTTTTGGTCCAGCCAACAGTGGTATAACAACACTGCTTCGCACTCTAAACCGTCTGAGTGACTTGACTGTGGGGGCCCGACAGGAGGGTGAGATACTTTTAGATGGGAAAAACATCTTTGACCCGGATGTTAATGTTACAGAACTGCGCCGCAGGGTAGGGATGGTCTTTGATGTACCAACACCTCTTCCTATGTCCATCTTTGACAATGTCGCATTGGGGCCCCGTATGGGCGGAATGAAAACCAAGGCGGATGTGGCAGAGGAAGTAGAAAAGGCTCTGCGTATGTCTGCCCTCTGGGATGATGTCAAAGACAGGCTGGATACTCCTGCAGCCAGGTTATCCGGTGGTCAGCAGCAGCGCTTGTGTATTGCCAGGGTTTTGGCTCTTGAGCCGGAGGTTATTTTGCTGGACAGACCCTGTTCAGCTCTTGACCCAATATCAACGGCCAAAATTGAGGAATCCTTAATACAGCTTAAGGAGCAATATACCATTATCATTGCACCGCATACCGTTCAGCAGGCTGGACGTATCGCTGACCGGGTTGCATTTATGTTAATGGGAGATTTAATAGAACAAGGTTATACCCAAGAGGTTTTTTCATTCCCCAAGGATAATCGAACGAACGATTACCTTACCGGAAGATTTGGCTAA
- the phoU gene encoding phosphate signaling complex protein PhoU, translating into MSILVRERFTQKILEVKQKVLKMGTLVENIIDTAVTAMNTQDLVLARNVLKKDDEIDQLELEIEKECMMLLALQQPLAKDLRTIASVLKIITDLERMGDNAVNIAEVILEIGEEPILNSLKDIPRMADIAQKMLKMSLDAFVNEDIALAEKAAERDEDVDRLYETVINDFLNIITEKRELTKQGTKLLFLGRYLERIADHSTNICERTIYMITGELKEIN; encoded by the coding sequence ATGAGCATATTGGTTAGAGAACGTTTTACACAGAAGATACTTGAAGTTAAACAAAAGGTATTAAAAATGGGAACTCTGGTTGAGAATATTATTGACACGGCAGTGACTGCAATGAATACTCAAGATCTTGTACTTGCAAGGAATGTTTTGAAGAAAGATGACGAAATAGATCAGTTAGAACTTGAAATTGAAAAGGAATGTATGATGCTTCTTGCCCTTCAGCAGCCTCTCGCCAAGGATTTAAGGACAATAGCATCGGTTCTGAAAATCATAACAGATCTTGAGAGAATGGGTGATAATGCAGTGAACATTGCAGAGGTAATACTTGAGATTGGCGAAGAACCCATTTTAAATTCCCTAAAAGATATTCCAAGGATGGCAGATATTGCTCAGAAAATGTTAAAAATGAGCCTTGATGCCTTTGTAAATGAGGACATTGCCCTTGCAGAAAAGGCAGCTGAGAGGGATGAGGATGTTGACAGGCTCTATGAAACCGTTATAAATGATTTTCTCAACATCATCACAGAAAAAAGGGAACTTACAAAACAAGGTACGAAACTTCTGTTCTTAGGACGGTATCTTGAGAGAATCGCCGACCATTCTACCAATATATGTGAAAGAACGATATACATGATTACAGGTGAGTTAAAGGAGATAAATTAG
- a CDS encoding phosphate ABC transporter substrate-binding protein — protein sequence MRKNIVTCKLLRRIKGSVSIVIMTLSMGVLTACSQAPGAATIVAGSTSVQPYAEILAEEYMALNPDAVIDIQGGGSSAGITATKTHSADIGMSSRALTDEEKNLWNVEIAKDGLVLIVNPRNPIQDLTADQICDIYAATITDWSQLGGSKSKINIIAREEGSGTRSAFAELVMGEKEITSKAIVQDSNGAVRQLVADDPNAIGFISLGLVTDEVKALHLDGIEATRENIMNGSYRLSRQFLFVTDGEPTGLNRKFIDFTLSSEGQKLLSKEGLIPSAEGAGK from the coding sequence ATGAGGAAAAATATTGTAACATGCAAATTATTAAGACGAATAAAAGGTTCTGTCAGCATAGTGATAATGACCCTTTCTATGGGGGTGCTGACTGCATGCAGCCAAGCACCTGGCGCAGCCACGATTGTTGCAGGCTCAACTTCCGTACAACCCTATGCTGAGATTCTGGCAGAAGAGTATATGGCTTTAAATCCAGACGCTGTGATTGATATCCAGGGCGGAGGATCTTCGGCCGGTATTACGGCAACCAAGACACACAGTGCTGATATTGGAATGTCCTCCCGGGCATTGACCGATGAGGAGAAAAATCTGTGGAATGTAGAAATTGCTAAGGATGGATTGGTATTAATAGTGAACCCAAGGAATCCGATACAAGACCTTACTGCAGATCAGATTTGCGATATTTACGCAGCTACGATTACCGACTGGAGTCAATTGGGAGGTTCAAAGTCAAAGATCAATATCATAGCGCGAGAAGAAGGATCGGGTACAAGAAGTGCCTTTGCAGAGCTTGTGATGGGTGAAAAAGAGATTACCTCGAAAGCTATCGTCCAGGATTCCAATGGGGCGGTACGGCAATTGGTTGCGGATGACCCCAATGCCATAGGATTTATCTCTTTGGGATTGGTTACGGATGAAGTGAAAGCTTTACATTTAGATGGTATCGAAGCGACACGAGAAAATATAATGAATGGCAGCTATAGACTGTCCAGGCAGTTTTTATTTGTCACTGACGGGGAACCGACCGGGTTAAATAGAAAATTCATAGATTTTACCCTTTCTTCAGAAGGGCAAAAATTGCTAAGCAAAGAGGGGCTTATTCCATCAGCAGAGGGGGCAGGAAAATGA
- the pstA gene encoding phosphate ABC transporter permease PstA, which yields MRINAKTSEKIAKVLIWTAALLVIAILFSIIIHILVKGIPMLSWQFLTDIPRDMGRSGGISSSIVGTLIVTAVAVIVATPFGIGTAIYLTEYTRESRVTRIIRFSAESLAGIPSIVYGLFGFIFFVIYLKMGWSILSGGLTMAIMILPTIIRTSEEAIRTVPQLYREVGFSLGLTKWQAITRTVLPSALPGIVNGVILSIGRCVAETAAVILTAGSALRMPTSIFSPTRTMAVHFYILAREGISMDNAYGTAALLIILILLLNVGFNMLVNRFIAKGR from the coding sequence ATGAGAATTAACGCGAAAACTTCCGAAAAAATAGCAAAAGTTTTGATTTGGACAGCTGCGCTTCTTGTTATTGCAATTCTTTTTTCTATAATTATCCATATACTAGTCAAGGGCATACCTATGCTCAGCTGGCAGTTTTTAACGGATATTCCGCGGGATATGGGCCGTTCTGGGGGTATTTCTTCTTCCATTGTCGGTACTCTGATTGTGACTGCTGTAGCCGTTATTGTCGCAACACCATTTGGAATTGGAACAGCTATATACCTTACGGAGTACACACGTGAGAGCAGAGTCACCCGCATTATCCGATTCAGTGCCGAGTCTCTGGCAGGGATCCCATCCATTGTTTATGGACTTTTTGGTTTTATCTTCTTTGTTATATACTTAAAAATGGGATGGTCAATTTTGTCCGGCGGATTAACCATGGCTATCATGATTCTGCCAACTATCATACGTACATCAGAAGAGGCGATTCGTACTGTGCCGCAGCTATACCGGGAGGTAGGCTTCTCTTTGGGACTCACAAAGTGGCAGGCAATAACCAGGACGGTACTCCCATCAGCACTCCCAGGTATAGTTAATGGAGTAATACTAAGCATAGGGAGATGTGTAGCTGAGACAGCTGCTGTTATTTTGACCGCAGGATCAGCATTGCGTATGCCAACATCAATCTTCTCCCCAACTCGAACGATGGCAGTACATTTTTATATACTGGCAAGGGAGGGAATATCCATGGATAACGCTTATGGAACAGCAGCGCTCCTGATTATTCTTATTCTTCTGCTTAATGTTGGTTTCAATATGCTGGTCAATAGATTCATAGCGAAAGGCCGTTAA
- a CDS encoding SDR family NAD(P)-dependent oxidoreductase, translating to MENFFDLTGKVAVVTGASSGLGADAALAYAKAGADVALLARRIEKLNEVKAEIEKTGRKVVAVGCDVTNEESVKTAMQTVLDTFGHIDILLNNAGVAVRGGVDSMSVEDWDKSFDTNVKGIFLASKYVLPQMKERGYGKIINIASVNAVVADKFDVFIRHSYNSSKAAVVGLTRGMAASYAKYGITVNAIGPALFESEMTSETLFKSENFLNQYNTLNPAGRPGRRGELNGTVLYLSSDSSSYVQGQFIIVDGGGALV from the coding sequence ATGGAAAATTTTTTTGACTTAACTGGAAAAGTAGCTGTAGTAACAGGAGCAAGCTCAGGACTTGGTGCAGATGCGGCACTAGCCTATGCAAAAGCAGGAGCAGACGTTGCATTACTGGCAAGACGTATTGAAAAGTTAAACGAAGTAAAAGCAGAAATTGAGAAAACAGGCAGAAAGGTAGTTGCTGTTGGGTGTGATGTTACAAATGAGGAAAGTGTAAAAACAGCAATGCAAACCGTGCTTGATACCTTCGGCCACATTGATATTTTGTTAAATAATGCAGGAGTTGCTGTTCGTGGCGGTGTAGACAGCATGTCCGTGGAAGATTGGGATAAATCCTTTGATACGAATGTGAAGGGAATCTTTTTAGCAAGCAAATATGTACTTCCACAGATGAAGGAAAGAGGCTATGGTAAAATTATTAATATAGCATCCGTAAATGCAGTTGTTGCAGATAAGTTTGATGTATTTATCAGACATTCCTATAATTCCTCCAAAGCTGCAGTGGTTGGCTTAACAAGAGGTATGGCAGCTTCTTATGCCAAATATGGTATCACTGTGAATGCCATTGGACCGGCTCTTTTTGAAAGTGAAATGACGAGTGAAACTTTATTTAAGTCAGAAAATTTTCTGAACCAATATAATACATTGAATCCGGCAGGACGTCCAGGAAGAAGAGGGGAATTAAATGGTACAGTTCTCTATCTTTCCAGCGATAGTTCCAGTTATGTTCAGGGCCAGTTCATAATCGTAGATGGCGGTGGAGCTCTTGTATAA
- a CDS encoding ATP-binding cassette domain-containing protein — protein sequence MIKVQNLSYSYPQKDLYKKVSFTIEDNAHCALIGTNGTGKSTLLDLLMHSEEYLYDGKIEIDNASRIGYVSQFSQLDLKEDMTVFQYISDEFVKHEQIIFDFCKEMETAVDLESIFEEYQKELDEWNAIDGDSHEINIRKQLKLANLQKKEEQKVSSLSGGEFKLVQVIKEMMLSPRFLIMDEPDVFLDFNHLNALRNLINAHKGTLLIITHNRYLLNHCFNKILHMENMDVQEFNGTYTEYNYELLATKIDLEEAAAADQAEIDRQSKILQKSRARASEMDNASLGRAVHARQTLVDRLKARKTKAPFVDIKQPEIYFDLENEVAEENILELTDYSVAFDEQLLEHVNFEMKPAEHVAIVGSNGTGKTTMLCEIFENKKDTIRISEGAKVGMFSQVTGSLYDDTKTLLEIFEEKGFDRKNDIENYLKKYGFEGETLGQKVSELSGGEKDLFQLAVLSLEKANFLLLDEPTGHLDVYAQIALEQAVSEYKGAILMVSHDYYTVANCMDYVLLAENNTVRRMSIRKFRQMIYANHFDKDYLLLEQKKKETETRIQQLLRTNEFEMAKVLMESLEEIIKKMKMSMT from the coding sequence ATGATTAAGGTTCAAAACTTGTCCTACTCATATCCGCAAAAGGATTTATATAAAAAAGTTTCATTTACAATAGAAGATAATGCACATTGTGCGTTGATTGGTACCAACGGTACAGGAAAAAGTACGTTACTCGATTTACTAATGCACTCCGAAGAGTATCTGTACGATGGTAAAATAGAAATTGACAATGCAAGCAGAATCGGATATGTCAGTCAATTTTCACAATTAGATCTAAAAGAAGATATGACCGTATTTCAGTATATAAGCGATGAATTTGTAAAGCATGAGCAGATAATATTTGACTTTTGTAAGGAGATGGAGACTGCTGTAGACCTGGAAAGTATCTTCGAGGAATATCAGAAAGAGTTAGATGAATGGAATGCGATTGATGGAGATTCTCACGAAATCAATATAAGGAAACAATTAAAACTAGCTAATCTGCAAAAGAAAGAAGAACAGAAAGTCAGTAGTCTGAGTGGCGGAGAATTTAAGCTGGTTCAGGTAATCAAAGAGATGATGCTGAGTCCAAGGTTTCTAATTATGGATGAACCGGATGTGTTTTTGGATTTTAATCATCTGAATGCATTAAGAAATCTGATCAATGCCCACAAAGGAACACTTCTTATTATTACACATAACAGGTATTTGTTAAACCATTGCTTTAACAAGATACTTCATATGGAAAATATGGATGTTCAGGAATTTAATGGAACCTATACAGAATATAATTATGAACTTCTTGCTACGAAGATTGATTTAGAAGAAGCAGCAGCTGCAGACCAAGCTGAGATTGACCGTCAAAGTAAAATCTTACAAAAATCCAGAGCGAGAGCGTCGGAAATGGACAACGCATCCCTTGGAAGAGCCGTACACGCAAGACAGACGTTGGTGGATCGGCTGAAAGCAAGAAAAACTAAGGCCCCTTTCGTGGACATCAAACAGCCGGAGATTTATTTTGATCTGGAAAATGAAGTGGCAGAAGAAAATATTCTGGAATTGACGGATTACAGTGTTGCATTTGATGAGCAGCTTTTAGAGCATGTGAATTTTGAAATGAAGCCTGCAGAGCATGTAGCAATCGTGGGGAGTAATGGAACAGGAAAAACAACAATGCTATGTGAAATCTTTGAAAATAAGAAAGACACGATCAGGATTAGTGAAGGTGCAAAGGTCGGCATGTTTTCCCAGGTTACTGGTTCATTATATGATGATACGAAAACGCTGCTTGAAATCTTCGAAGAAAAAGGCTTTGATAGAAAAAATGATATAGAGAACTATTTAAAAAAATATGGTTTTGAAGGAGAGACGCTTGGTCAGAAAGTGAGTGAATTATCTGGTGGAGAAAAAGATTTGTTTCAATTAGCGGTGCTCTCATTAGAAAAAGCCAACTTCCTGCTGTTAGATGAACCGACGGGGCATTTGGATGTTTATGCGCAGATTGCATTAGAACAAGCGGTTTCAGAGTACAAAGGTGCAATTCTTATGGTATCCCATGATTATTATACGGTGGCCAATTGTATGGACTATGTACTTTTGGCAGAAAACAACACTGTGCGCAGAATGAGCATCCGTAAATTCCGACAGATGATATATGCAAATCATTTTGACAAAGATTATCTCCTGCTGGAGCAAAAGAAAAAAGAGACAGAAACCAGAATTCAACAGCTGCTTCGAACGAACGAATTTGAAATGGCAAAGGTTCTGATGGAGTCATTAGAAGAAATTATTAAAAAAATGAAAATGTCAATGACATAA